A single window of Chondrinema litorale DNA harbors:
- a CDS encoding ParA family protein, producing the protein MARYITFTNQKGGVGKTTSVLNIGAALASKGYRVLLIDLDPQGNLTQSFMTEMPSDTIFTILMKECSLEDVLFQVKENLLLIPCSSKFANFERQFAADADSQYILTDLLEDIEKAYPDQLDFIIFDTPPALGLITLNALVACREVFVPMNSQEFSLTGLEAVVDVVNRVQKRANPKLNMKGIFFTQHNPRKYISRNMADTLAASFPGLLLQTYIRKNVALEESPSLRQDVFLYAPESNGASDYENLTNEILKV; encoded by the coding sequence ATGGCCAGATACATTACCTTTACAAATCAAAAAGGAGGAGTAGGAAAGACAACCAGTGTTTTGAATATAGGTGCTGCATTAGCAAGTAAAGGTTATAGAGTTCTTCTAATAGACCTTGATCCGCAAGGCAATCTAACACAATCTTTTATGACCGAAATGCCATCAGACACTATTTTCACAATTTTGATGAAAGAGTGTTCTTTAGAAGATGTGTTATTCCAAGTAAAAGAGAACTTGCTGCTAATACCATGTAGCTCAAAATTTGCAAATTTTGAAAGGCAATTTGCAGCAGATGCTGATAGCCAATACATCTTGACTGATCTATTAGAAGACATAGAAAAAGCTTATCCAGATCAACTTGATTTCATTATATTTGATACACCTCCTGCATTGGGATTGATCACCCTTAATGCCCTTGTTGCATGTAGAGAAGTATTTGTACCGATGAACTCACAAGAGTTTTCTTTAACTGGATTAGAGGCAGTAGTTGATGTTGTAAACCGGGTGCAAAAACGTGCAAATCCGAAGTTAAATATGAAAGGTATTTTCTTTACTCAACACAACCCAAGAAAATATATCAGTAGAAACATGGCAGATACATTAGCTGCAAGTTTTCCAGGTTTGCTGTTGCAGACTTATATTAGGAAAAATGTCGCATTGGAAGAGTCTCCAAGTCTTCGCCAAGATGTTTTCTTGTACGCACCAGAAAGCAATGGAGCTAGTGATTATGAAAATCTTACTAATGAAATTCTAAAAGTTTAA
- a CDS encoding replication initiation protein → MSIKKNSLIVKSNDLINSRYSLSVSEMRLILLMVSQVSKDDEDFKTYRVQIKDFIESTGKKKNSQNLYSRAKEYSKQLMKRVLEIPQENGTHLQVTFLSSALYYPGQGYVDLRFDPSLKPYLLQLKSRFTSYDIRNVLSLRSFHSIRIYELLKQYEKIGNRTFKVDELKEILNIADNYSNYNLFKRRVIEQAQKELTKNCDITFQFEEIKLGRKVVEVKFTIIQQRTNLNEIIPILSPTQSTQDPDLIKEELMQMGISGEDAKLIVDQQKKDPVYLRELIQETQRKFEAGKVKNTGAYLAKLISTEAQVNSKYQKQAVETQKKKEVEQSTKRNNKSNDKKLIKALKEEYEEYIHFQEEKAIKSANNTQIEAFEKQVKSNIGMSRILIKKGKLDKEHDLYKVFFGGFLLPRDENDFEKWVLNNKGFQIKKDLNSDEDYVILAKQKSIF, encoded by the coding sequence ATGTCAATTAAAAAGAATTCTCTTATTGTTAAAAGCAATGATCTGATTAACTCAAGATACAGTCTTTCTGTGTCTGAAATGCGTTTAATCTTACTCATGGTTTCTCAGGTTAGCAAAGATGATGAGGATTTTAAGACATATCGAGTGCAAATTAAAGACTTTATAGAGAGTACTGGCAAAAAAAAGAACTCGCAAAATTTATATTCTAGAGCTAAAGAATATTCCAAACAGTTAATGAAGCGTGTGTTGGAAATTCCGCAAGAAAATGGCACCCATTTGCAAGTTACTTTTCTAAGTAGTGCCTTATATTATCCTGGCCAAGGATACGTAGACTTAAGGTTCGATCCTTCTCTTAAACCTTATCTATTACAATTAAAGAGTCGTTTTACCTCTTATGATATTCGAAATGTACTTTCGCTAAGAAGCTTCCATTCCATCAGAATTTATGAACTTTTAAAACAGTACGAAAAAATCGGAAACAGAACCTTTAAAGTAGATGAGCTAAAAGAAATACTCAATATTGCAGATAATTATAGCAACTATAATCTTTTTAAAAGACGCGTAATTGAACAAGCGCAGAAAGAGCTTACAAAAAATTGTGATATCACTTTTCAGTTCGAAGAGATTAAACTTGGAAGAAAAGTGGTTGAAGTAAAATTTACGATTATTCAACAGCGTACTAACCTCAATGAAATTATACCTATCCTCTCCCCTACTCAATCTACTCAAGACCCTGATTTGATAAAGGAGGAATTAATGCAAATGGGTATTAGTGGCGAAGATGCTAAATTGATTGTAGATCAGCAGAAAAAAGACCCTGTATACCTCAGAGAGTTAATACAAGAAACACAGCGAAAGTTTGAAGCTGGAAAAGTTAAAAATACTGGTGCATATCTGGCAAAGCTTATTAGTACTGAAGCTCAAGTTAACTCAAAGTACCAAAAACAGGCAGTTGAAACTCAAAAGAAAAAAGAGGTTGAACAGTCTACAAAGCGAAACAATAAAAGTAATGATAAAAAGCTGATTAAAGCTCTAAAAGAAGAATACGAAGAGTATATACATTTTCAGGAAGAAAAAGCCATTAAATCGGCTAATAATACCCAAATTGAAGCTTTTGAGAAGCAGGTTAAATCTAATATAGGCATGAGCCGTATCCTTATAAAAAAAGGAAAACTCGACAAAGAACATGATTTATACAAAGTTTTCTTTGGTGGTTTTTTATTGCCACGAGATGAAAACGACTTTGAAAAATGGGTATTGAACAATAAGGGTTTTCAGATTAAAAAAGACCTTAATAGTGACGAAGATTATGTAATTCTTGCCAAACAAAAATCAATATTCTAA
- a CDS encoding transposase, with product MLAVAWNIKLVYLPSYSSNLNMIERLWPPWNGNI from the coding sequence ATACTTGCAGTCGCATGGAATATTAAGCTGGTGTACCTACCATCTTACTCATCCAACTTAAATATGATTGAAAGACTTTGGCCACCATGGAATGGAAATATATGA